One Cuculus canorus isolate bCucCan1 chromosome 34, bCucCan1.pri, whole genome shotgun sequence genomic region harbors:
- the FLRT1 gene encoding leucine-rich repeat transmembrane protein FLRT1: MAAACPSVCRCSGGRVYCNDRGLTAVPDGLPLSATTLFLQNNRIGDGGIPPRLALLPALRVLYLYANALEHLPAHLPPALRELHLQDNNVRGLYRRALARAPLLERLHLDDNSVSAAGIEEDAFADNRRLRLLFLSRNHLSSVPPGLPPALEELRLDDNRIHTIPLRAFEGLPALRRLVLDGNLLANQRMADDTFSRLQNLSELSLGRNALAAPPANLPRARLRRLSLAANAINHVPAGALARMRALERLDLSDNNLTTLPRGLFDDLGSLSHLALRNNPWFCGCNMAWLRDWLRRRAPAGLEVKGLLCQAPARLRGLPVGELSGEMDACDAPAGPASPGGGTAVASRDIMAESPPATAAPPGLWVQALPGGALRVRWPPWPPGASLRLSWLRPGRGALTETLVRGERGEYVVRALTPRAPYRVCLSPLDAGSPRPPLCAQARAGDGVDEPSPKPPVTPFGVPPAAAAAAAAMAMAVVLGGFGGYCVRRRRKKRRMGGAPKMAALALRALRPPDEGGVRTIFPPQPPPPPPHSARGQRGGRVPHGEGS; this comes from the coding sequence ATGGCGGCCGCCTGCCCTTCCGTGTGCCGCTGCTCGGGCGGCCGCGTTTACTGCAACGACCGCGGGCTGACGGCCGTTCCCGACGGACTCCCTTTGAGCGCCACCACTTTATTCCTCCAAAACAACCGGATCGGCGACGGCGGCATCCCGCCGCGCTTGGCCCTCCTCCCGGCCTTACGCGTCCTTTACCTTTACGCCAACGCTCTGGAACACCTCCCCGCGCATTTACCGCCGGCGTTACGGGAGCTCCACCTCCAGGACAACAACGTCCGAGGGTTGTACCGACGGGCGCTGGCGCGGGCGCCGCTCCTCGAGCGTTTACACCTCGACGATAACTCCGTCTCGGCCGCCGGCATCGAGGAAGACGCCTTCGCCGACAACCGCCGCCTTcgcctcctcttcctctcgCGGAACCACCTCAGCAGCGTCCCGCCGGGGTTACCGCCGGCGCTGGAGGAGTTACGCCTCGACGATAACCGCATCCACACCATCCCTCTCCGCGCTTTCGAGGGGTTACCGGCGCTGCGGCGCTTGGTGTTGGACGGCAACCTCTTGGCCAACCAACGCATGGCCGACGACACCTTCAGCCGCCTCCAGAACCTCAGCGAGCTCTCGCTGGGCCGCAACGCCTTGGCGGCGCCGCCGGCCAACCTCCCCCGCGCTCGCCTACGCCGCCTCTCCTTAGCGGCCAACGCCATCAACCACGTCCCCGCCGGCGCTTTGGCGCGGATGAGGGCCTTGGAACGCTTGGATCTCTCCGATAATAATTTAACCACTTTACCGCGAGGCCTTTTCGACGATTTGGGCAGTTTGAGCCATTTGGCGTTACGCAACAACCCGTGGTTCTGCGGTTGCAACATGGCGTGGCTGCGGGATTGGTTACGGCGCCGCGCGCCCGCCGGTTTGGAGGTGAAGGGTTTATTATGCCAAGCGCCGGCGCGGTTACGCGGGTTACCGGTGGGTGAGTTGAGCGGGGAAATGGATGCCTGCGATGCTCCCGCCGGGCCGGCGTCGCCGGGAGGAGGCACGGCGGTGGCGTCGCGTGACATCATGGCGGAATCCCCGCCTGCCACGGCGGCACCGCCGGGTTTATGGGTTCAAGCGTTACCCGGCGGCGCTTTACGCGTCCGATGGCCGCCGTGGCCGCCGGGAGCGTCGTTACGGTTGAGTTGGTTACGGCCGGGCCGCGGAGCCTTAACGGAGACATTGGTGCGCGGCGAACGCGGCGAATACGTGGTTCGGGCTTTAACGCCGCGAGCGCCGTATCGCGTTTGCCTTTCGCCCCTCGACGCCGGATCGCCGCGGCCGCCGCTTTGCGCTCAAGCGCGCGCCGGCGATGGCGTCGACGAACCTTCGCCGAAACCTCCCGTAACGCCTTTCGGGGTCCCtccggccgccgccgccgccgccgccgccatggcGATGGCGGTGGTGCTCGGGGGGTTCGGGGGGTACTgcgtgaggaggaggagaaagaagaggaggatggggggCGCCCCCAAAATGGCGGCGTTGGCGTTACGGGCGCTGCGGCCGCCGGACGAAGGGGGGGTTCGTACTATCTTCCCCCCACaaccgccgccgccgccgccccatAGCGCtcgggggcagcggggggggcGAGTGCCCCACGGAGAGGGGTCCTga